The region CTTTCTGCCAAATTCAACTTCCCTGTCGTTCTCGAAAACGACGCGACGGCTGCTGCTATAGGCGAAAACTGGCTTGGAGCGTCTAAAGACGTTCGCGATTCGATAATGATCACGCTCGGCACCGGCGTCGGCGGCGGCATTATTATTGATAATAAATCACTCCGAGGCATCGACGGCACAGCCGGAAAGATCGGCCACATCTGCGTCGAACCCGACGGCCATCCATGCGGCTGCGGCAGCAACGGCTGCATCGAACAATACGCCTCGGCCACCGCGATCGTGCGGCTGGCAACCGAAGCCGGCCTCGATGTTTCAACATCACTCGACGTCTATGAACTCGCGACCGGATCGGACATTCCGCATTCCGAACTCCGCATTCCGCATTCTGCTGAGACCGCTCAAGCTGTTTTCAACAAAATGGGACGCTATCTCGGCATCACGCTCGGCGGCCTTGTAAACACATTAAATCCCGAAATGATCGTCATCGGCGGCGGCGCTGCGGCTGCCTGGGATGCTTTCATCGATCCTCTCACTGCTGAACTGCACTACCGAGCCTTCAACGAACCCGCCGACCGCGTCCAAATCGTCCAAGGCACCCTCGGCGACAACGCAGGCATCCTCGGTGTTGCTCGGCTAGGGTTTAGCAAGACCGAGAAAACATAGATTTAAATCTTTTATTGCTGTAACATTTAAGATCTGATAGTCAACACATGAACTCTGGAATACTTCAAGAAAAGCGAACGGAAATACTAAAAATAGCTAAGAGTCACGGCGCGTTTAACGTTCGTGTTTTTGGGTCTTTTTCTCGAGGAGATGCCGACGAAAACAGCGATTTCGATATTTTAGTGGATCTTGAAAAAGGACGAAGCTTAATTGATATGGGCGGGCTTTTGATGGAACTCCAACGGCTGCTCGGTCGGCCCGTAGATGTCGTTACGGAACGCGGCCTGCGTCCTCGCATCCGCGAGCGCATACTACGCGACGCTCGATCAATATGAGAGATGATAAAGAGCGTCTTCGCGACATTCTCGAAGCTATCGAACGCATAGAAAAATACACTGCTCAAGGTCGCTCGGTGTTTGATGAAGATGAACTTATACAGACATGGGTTTTGCATCACCTGCAGATCATTGGCGAAGCCGTCAGATGGTTATCCGCAGATACAACAACTACTGCACACGAAATAGAATGGGAAAAAATTGTAGGCATGAGGAACATCCTCGTTCATAACTATTTTGGCATCGATACAGAGATCGTCTGGGCCGTTGTCGAAAACGATCTACTAAATCTGAAAACGAGGATCAGAGCATTTCTTGAGAACAATTGATTGTCATCTGCGGTGGAGATTGAAACCGCATGGGACACCTTCATTGAACCGCTAACCACCGAACTCCGCTGCCGTGCCTTCAACGAACCCGCCGACCGCGTACAAATAGTCCGCAGCAAACTAGAAGACAATGCAGGCATCCTCGGCGTCGCTCATTCGGTTTTCTCTCCAGATCTATAAACGCCTCCGCCACGGCCTTGCCTTGAGCCCGAGTAGCGGGCGACAGCACCCGCTACGCGGACGTAAGACATGAACGCACCGCATTCGTAAATTGAGCCGGAGTTAAGGCCGCATCGCTCCTTTTTCCCTAAAAGGTGCGAAATGCAGCAAACACATTCCGTGGCCGGCGGTGACTGGCGGTGGTTGTCGAGGCGGCTGTTTTGCGGGCGAGGCGGCGAAATCGACGGAGCTAGCCGGTGGTCGACTAGTGGAAATCGCAAAAAACGACATTTTTAAAGCTCAAATTGTCTTAAATATAAAATTTTTCCGATGGCTTTTTGGG is a window of Chloracidobacterium sp. DNA encoding:
- a CDS encoding ROK family protein; this translates as MTNEVVLAVDLGGTNLRMATVGHDGRIFSHAKTETEKANNPITLLTALSELADECRASLTSDQQIVGIGVGVPANITPDGVLQNLPNLPSLEGMNLKADLSAKFNFPVVLENDATAAAIGENWLGASKDVRDSIMITLGTGVGGGIIIDNKSLRGIDGTAGKIGHICVEPDGHPCGCGSNGCIEQYASATAIVRLATEAGLDVSTSLDVYELATGSDIPHSELRIPHSAETAQAVFNKMGRYLGITLGGLVNTLNPEMIVIGGGAAAAWDAFIDPLTAELHYRAFNEPADRVQIVQGTLGDNAGILGVARLGFSKTEKT
- a CDS encoding nucleotidyltransferase family protein: MNSGILQEKRTEILKIAKSHGAFNVRVFGSFSRGDADENSDFDILVDLEKGRSLIDMGGLLMELQRLLGRPVDVVTERGLRPRIRERILRDARSI
- a CDS encoding DUF86 domain-containing protein, with the translated sequence MRDDKERLRDILEAIERIEKYTAQGRSVFDEDELIQTWVLHHLQIIGEAVRWLSADTTTTAHEIEWEKIVGMRNILVHNYFGIDTEIVWAVVENDLLNLKTRIRAFLENN